A single region of the Acidobacteriota bacterium genome encodes:
- a CDS encoding DNA translocase FtsK has translation LLSPPPPAEPVSRKELLAIARRIEERCAEFAVDGTVTEIHPGPVVTTFEFRPDAGIKLSRITALADDLALALKADSVRIDRIPGRPTVGIEVPNRERQLISFREIVESETFRRSPDLLTLGLGKTQSGEVFCTSLSKMPHLLIAGATGSGKSVGLNAIITSILYRARPDEVKFILIDPKMLELGLYEGIPHLLVPVVTDMALAANALKWAVREMERRYRLLASCNARHIDGFNRLVERDPAAVEKAIESIPRKGSQKFEAKRLPKVVIVVDELADLMMTTRQDTEEAIARLAQKARAVGIHLVLATQRPSVDILTGTIKANFPARIAYRVFSKIDSRTILDGPGGERLLGAGDMLHRQPASARLIRIHGAYISGDESLRVVAWLKQQAKAEYDRSVLADPQEGAETGADEGGPGGQDPLYEKALRLVVASGQASTSFLQRRMRLGYSRAARIIDELEANGIIGPADGSRPREVLVGTDFLERLDQQSEED, from the coding sequence CTCCTCTCCCCGCCCCCGCCCGCCGAGCCGGTGAGCCGGAAGGAGCTCCTGGCGATCGCCCGCCGGATCGAGGAGCGCTGCGCCGAGTTCGCGGTGGACGGGACGGTGACGGAGATCCACCCGGGCCCGGTGGTGACGACCTTCGAGTTCCGCCCCGACGCGGGGATCAAGCTGAGCCGTATCACCGCGCTGGCCGACGACCTGGCGCTCGCCCTCAAGGCCGACAGCGTCCGGATCGACCGGATCCCTGGCCGGCCCACGGTCGGCATCGAGGTTCCGAACCGGGAGCGCCAGTTGATCAGCTTCCGGGAGATCGTCGAGTCGGAGACGTTCCGGCGGTCGCCCGACCTGTTGACGCTGGGGCTGGGCAAGACGCAGTCGGGAGAGGTCTTCTGCACCTCCCTGTCGAAGATGCCCCACCTGCTCATCGCCGGGGCGACCGGGTCCGGAAAGAGCGTCGGCCTCAACGCGATCATCACCTCGATCCTCTACCGCGCCCGCCCCGACGAGGTGAAGTTCATCCTGATCGACCCGAAGATGCTCGAACTCGGGTTGTACGAGGGCATCCCGCACCTTCTGGTTCCCGTCGTCACCGACATGGCGCTCGCGGCCAACGCCCTCAAGTGGGCGGTGCGGGAGATGGAGCGCCGCTATCGCCTGCTCGCATCGTGCAACGCGCGGCACATCGACGGCTTCAACCGGCTGGTGGAGCGGGACCCGGCCGCGGTGGAGAAAGCGATCGAGTCGATTCCGCGCAAAGGCTCGCAGAAATTCGAGGCCAAGCGGCTGCCGAAGGTGGTGATCGTCGTCGACGAGCTGGCCGACCTGATGATGACGACCCGGCAGGACACGGAGGAGGCGATCGCGAGGCTGGCCCAGAAGGCACGCGCCGTCGGCATCCATCTCGTCCTCGCCACCCAGCGCCCCTCCGTCGACATCCTGACCGGAACGATCAAGGCGAACTTCCCCGCGCGGATCGCCTACCGCGTCTTCTCGAAGATCGATTCGCGCACGATCCTGGACGGCCCGGGAGGAGAGCGCCTTCTGGGGGCCGGCGACATGCTGCACCGCCAGCCGGCCAGCGCCCGGCTCATCCGGATCCACGGTGCCTACATCTCCGGGGACGAGTCGTTGCGAGTCGTGGCGTGGCTCAAGCAGCAGGCGAAGGCGGAATACGACCGGTCGGTGCTGGCCGATCCGCAGGAGGGTGCGGAGACCGGTGCCGACGAGGGCGGTCCTGGAGGCCAGGACCCGCTGTACGAGAAGGCGCTTCGCCTGGTCGTCGCCAGCGGGCAGGCGTCGACTTCGTTTCTCCAGCGGCGGATGCGGCTCGGCTACTCCCGCGCCGCGCGGATCATCGACGAGCTAGAGGCGAACGGGATCATCGGGCCGGCCGACGGGAGCCGGCCGCGCGAGGTCCTGGTCGGCACCGACTTCCTCGAGCGCCTCGACCAGCAGTCGGAAGAGGACTGA
- the rnc gene encoding ribonuclease III — protein sequence MAGERGQRGDRASEPRWRARIEEALGYRFRNVANLERALTHRSWAHEHGTAEHNEALEFLGDAVLGFAVAERIVRKRPDLDEGAMTRLRASLVNTRSLAREARALGVGEAMRLGRGEEMSGGREKASLLADTLEALLGAVLLDGGIRPVRAIVARLFGTRIEAAAARRAANADPKTRLQELAQARGWPLPRYRLLHERGPDHAREFVVEVLVNGEVAGRGVGTAKKRAEQRAAEEALARLAPGR from the coding sequence ATGGCCGGGGAGCGTGGACAGCGGGGTGACCGGGCGTCCGAGCCGCGGTGGCGGGCGCGCATCGAGGAGGCGCTCGGGTACCGCTTCCGGAACGTCGCCAATCTCGAACGAGCGCTGACGCACCGCTCGTGGGCTCACGAGCACGGAACCGCGGAACACAACGAGGCGCTGGAGTTCCTGGGCGACGCCGTTCTCGGTTTCGCGGTGGCGGAGCGGATCGTCCGCAAGCGCCCGGACCTCGACGAGGGGGCGATGACGCGGCTGCGCGCCAGCCTCGTCAACACGAGGAGCCTGGCGCGCGAGGCGCGCGCTCTCGGCGTCGGGGAGGCGATGCGCCTCGGCCGCGGGGAGGAGATGAGCGGAGGGCGGGAGAAGGCCTCGCTCCTCGCCGATACGCTCGAGGCCCTGCTGGGTGCCGTCCTGCTGGACGGGGGGATCCGCCCGGTGCGGGCGATCGTCGCTCGTCTCTTCGGGACGCGGATCGAAGCGGCGGCGGCGCGGCGGGCCGCCAACGCCGATCCGAAGACGCGCCTTCAGGAGCTGGCCCAGGCGCGGGGATGGCCGCTGCCGCGGTACCGCTTGCTGCACGAACGAGGGCCCGACCACGCGCGGGAGTTCGTCGTGGAGGTTCTCGTCAACGGCGAGGTCGCGGGACGGGGCGTGGGCACCGCGAAGAAGCGGGCCGAGCAGCGGGCCGCGGAGGAAGCGCTGGCCCGCCTCGCCCCGGGCCGCTGA
- a CDS encoding HypC/HybG/HupF family hydrogenase formation chaperone: MCLGVPGRIVAVDREDERLARVDFGGAASDVRLDFVPEAGIGDYVIVHAGFALTRLDEEAARRTLELLREVAGEAPP, from the coding sequence ATGTGCCTCGGCGTTCCGGGCCGGATCGTCGCCGTCGATCGCGAGGACGAGCGCCTCGCCCGCGTCGATTTCGGCGGCGCCGCTTCCGACGTCCGCCTCGACTTCGTCCCGGAGGCGGGCATCGGTGACTACGTCATCGTCCACGCCGGCTTCGCGCTCACCCGTCTCGACGAAGAGGCGGCCCGGCGCACCCTCGAGCTGCTCCGGGAGGTGGCCGGGGAGGCGCCGCCGTGA
- the hypD gene encoding hydrogenase formation protein HypD yields the protein MKYVAEYRDAGLARAVARRIAARCTRPWTVMEICGGQTHTILRYGLDQLLPPSLSLVHGPGCPVCVTPVDTLDAAMALARRPGVILTTFGDMLRVPGSRGNLYGARAEGGDVRVVASPLEAVALARRRPDRNVVFLAVGFETTAPATALAVLRARELGLDNFFLLVGHVLVPPAIRLLLSSPANRVQGFIAPGHVCTVAGYRDYERLAEDFGVPFVVGGFEPLDLMQALAMLVELLEEGRAEVRNEYRRSARRDGNRRAKELVAEVFEVCDRRWRGIGAIPRSGLRLRPRWEKFDAARRFEVDPGDAAEEAECRSAEVLQGLRRPTECPAFGTRCTPEHPLGAPMVSGEGACAAYYRYRAGGA from the coding sequence GTGAAGTACGTCGCCGAGTACCGCGACGCCGGCCTCGCCCGCGCCGTCGCGCGGCGGATCGCCGCCCGCTGCACCAGGCCGTGGACGGTGATGGAGATCTGCGGCGGGCAGACGCACACCATCCTCCGGTACGGCCTCGACCAGCTTCTTCCCCCTTCGCTGTCGCTCGTGCACGGACCCGGCTGCCCGGTCTGTGTCACGCCGGTCGATACGCTCGACGCGGCGATGGCGCTGGCGCGCCGTCCCGGTGTGATCTTGACCACCTTCGGCGACATGCTGCGGGTACCCGGCTCGCGAGGCAACCTCTACGGCGCGCGCGCCGAGGGCGGCGACGTCCGCGTCGTCGCCTCCCCCCTCGAGGCGGTGGCCCTCGCCAGGCGCCGCCCGGACCGGAACGTCGTCTTTCTCGCCGTTGGCTTCGAAACGACCGCTCCGGCGACGGCGCTCGCCGTCCTCCGGGCCCGCGAGCTGGGCCTCGACAACTTCTTCCTTCTCGTCGGCCACGTGCTCGTCCCGCCGGCGATCCGCCTCCTCCTCTCCTCGCCGGCGAACCGGGTCCAGGGCTTCATCGCCCCGGGCCATGTCTGCACCGTCGCTGGCTATCGCGACTACGAGCGGCTCGCGGAGGACTTCGGCGTCCCGTTCGTCGTCGGGGGATTCGAGCCGCTCGATCTGATGCAGGCGCTCGCGATGCTGGTGGAGCTGCTCGAGGAAGGACGTGCCGAGGTCCGCAACGAGTACCGCCGGTCGGCGCGACGGGACGGCAATCGACGTGCGAAGGAACTCGTCGCGGAGGTTTTCGAGGTTTGCGACCGGCGCTGGCGCGGGATCGGGGCGATCCCGCGGAGCGGGCTGAGGCTTCGACCGCGGTGGGAAAAGTTCGACGCCGCGCGGCGCTTCGAAGTCGATCCCGGGGACGCGGCGGAGGAGGCGGAATGCCGGAGCGCCGAGGTGCTGCAGGGACTGCGCCGGCCGACCGAATGCCCCGCGTTCGGCACCCGCTGCACGCCGGAACACCCCCTCGGCGCCCCGATGGTTTCGGGTGAGGGAGCGTGCGCGGCCTATTACCGCTACCGCGCGGGAGGCGCGTGA
- the hypE gene encoding hydrogenase expression/formation protein HypE, whose translation MSDADPLKFSCPVPTGEPDRILLGHGSGGRLSRRLLETVFLAGLGNPILARLEDQATLEVNGLRLAFTTDSFVVKPLFFPGGDIGSLAVHGTVNDLAVGGAQPLALSAAFVIEEGFPRNDLVRVVASMRRAAAAVAVPVVPGDTKVVERGAADGLFVNTSGLGLVREGTDLSAARARPGDAVLVSGTIGDHGIAVLAARDELGFGADVTSDSAPLHGLASALLERCPDARCLRDPTRGGLASTLHEIADSSGVTVELDEEAIPIRPPVEAACELYGLDPLYVANEGKLVAIVPGERAEAALAALRAHPLGRDAARIGRVVPRAEVPVVLRTRLGTTRVVEMLAGEQLPRIC comes from the coding sequence ATGTCCGATGCCGATCCGCTGAAGTTCTCCTGCCCCGTCCCCACCGGCGAGCCGGATCGGATCCTCCTCGGCCACGGAAGCGGGGGCAGGCTCAGCCGGCGGCTGCTCGAGACGGTTTTCCTCGCCGGCCTCGGCAATCCGATTCTCGCGCGTCTCGAGGACCAGGCGACTCTGGAGGTGAACGGATTGCGGCTCGCCTTCACGACCGACAGCTTCGTGGTCAAGCCGCTCTTCTTTCCGGGCGGCGATATCGGCAGCCTCGCCGTCCACGGGACGGTCAACGACCTCGCCGTCGGCGGCGCGCAGCCGCTCGCCCTTTCGGCCGCCTTCGTGATCGAAGAGGGGTTTCCGAGAAACGACCTCGTGCGCGTGGTGGCTTCGATGCGCCGGGCCGCCGCCGCCGTCGCCGTTCCCGTCGTCCCCGGGGACACCAAAGTCGTCGAACGCGGGGCAGCGGACGGGCTGTTCGTCAACACGTCCGGGCTCGGCCTCGTCCGCGAGGGAACGGACCTGTCCGCCGCTCGCGCCAGGCCCGGGGATGCGGTCCTCGTCAGCGGAACGATCGGCGATCATGGGATCGCCGTTCTCGCCGCGCGCGACGAGCTCGGCTTCGGCGCCGACGTCACCAGCGATTCCGCTCCCCTGCACGGACTCGCCTCCGCCCTCCTCGAGCGGTGCCCGGATGCCCGCTGCCTGCGCGACCCGACGCGCGGCGGCCTCGCCAGCACCCTTCACGAGATCGCCGACAGCTCCGGCGTGACGGTCGAGCTCGACGAGGAGGCGATTCCGATTCGCCCGCCGGTGGAGGCGGCCTGCGAACTCTACGGACTCGATCCGCTCTACGTCGCCAACGAAGGCAAGCTCGTCGCGATCGTTCCCGGCGAGCGCGCCGAGGCCGCGCTGGCGGCCCTCCGCGCCCACCCACTGGGGCGCGACGCCGCGCGGATCGGGCGGGTCGTGCCGCGCGCAGAGGTTCCGGTGGTGCTGCGCACGCGCCTTGGCACGACACGCGTGGTGGAGATGCTCGCCGGCGAGCAGCTCCCGCGCATATGCTGA